Proteins encoded in a region of the Acidimicrobiia bacterium genome:
- a CDS encoding redoxin domain-containing protein, with product MHPTDPGSGLPEVDFSVVGPRIGERFPDLELPNQSGEMIDLHEYRAGRSAMINFHRSADW from the coding sequence ATGCATCCAACTGATCCTGGTAGCGGCCTTCCCGAAGTTGACTTCTCAGTTGTCGGGCCGCGCATCGGTGAGCGGTTCCCCGACTTGGAACTGCCAAACCAATCAGGTGAGATGATCGATCTCCATGAGTACCGGGCCGGTCGGTCGGCGATGATCAATTTTCATAGGTCAGCTGATTGGTGA